A single region of the Brachypodium distachyon strain Bd21 chromosome 3, Brachypodium_distachyon_v3.0, whole genome shotgun sequence genome encodes:
- the LOC100840943 gene encoding germin-like protein 8-6 — protein MASSSSFLLVTALLVLVSWQAIASDPSPLQDFCVADKNSPVLVNGFVCKNPKDVNADDFFKAAELDKPRMTNKVGSNVTLINVMQIAGLNTLGISIARIDYAPLGQNPPHTHPRATEILTVLEGTLYVGFVTSNPNNTLLSKVLNKGDVFVFPVGLIHFQFNPNPHVAAVAIAALSSQNPGAITIANAVFGSKPPISDNVLAKAFQVEKGTVDWLQAQFWENNHY, from the exons atggcctcctcctcttccttccttctcgTAACGGCTCTTCTTGTGCTGGTCTCATGGCAGGCCATCGCCTCCGATCCAAGCCCTCTCCAAGATTTTTGTGTCGCTGATAAGAACTCTCCAG TGCTTGTCAATGGGTTTGTCTGCAAGAACCCGAAGGACGTGAATGCGGATGACTTCTTCAAGGCAGCTGAACTCGACAAGCCTAGGATGACCAACAAGGTTGGATCCAATGTCACATTGATCAACGTGATGCAGATCGCTGGCCTCAACACCCTTGGCATCTCGATAGCGCGCATTGACTACGCACCTTTGGGTCAGAACCCACCGCACACGCACCCCCGTGCCACGGAGATCCTCACGGTGCTCGAGGGGACACTCTACGTCGGCTTTGTCACATCCAACCCAAACAACACGCTCTTATCCAAGGTGCTCAACAAAGGCGATGTGTTCGTGTTCCCCGTGGGGCTCATCCACTTCCAGTTCAACCCCAACCCACATGTGGCGGCAGTTGCAATTGCTGCACTTAGCAGCCAGAACCCTGGTGCCATCACAATTGCCAATGCAGTGTTTGGGTCTAAGCCACCGATCTCAGACAATGTTTTGGCCAAGGCATTTCAAGTGGAGAAGGGGACAGTAGACTGGCTCCAGGCTCAATTCTGGGAAAACAACCACTACTAA
- the LOC100840644 gene encoding germin-like protein 8-7: MASSSSFLLLASLLAMVSWQAIASDPSPLQDFCVADKDSPVLVNGFVCKNPKDVNANDFFKAAELDKPRMTNKVGSNVTLINVMQLAGLNTLGISIARIDYAPLGQNPPHTHPRATEILTVLEGTLYVGFVTSNPNNTLLSKVLNKGDVFVFPVGLIHFQFNPNPHVPAVAIAALSSQNPGAITIANAVFGSKPPISDDVLAKAFQVEKGTIDWLQAQFWENNHY, from the exons atggcctcctcctcttccttccttctcctAGCCTCTCTTCTTGCGATGGTCTCATGGCAGGCCATTGCCTCCGATCCAAGCCCACTCCAAGATTTCTGTGTCGCTGATAAGGACTCTCCAG TGCTTGTCAACGGGTTTGTTTGCAAGAACCCGAAGGACGTAAACGCGAATGATTTCTTCAAGGCAGCCGAACTTGACAAGCCTAGGATGACCAACAAGGTTGGATCCAACGTCACTTTGATCAATGTGATGCAGCTCGCTGGCCTCAACACCCTTGGCATCTCAATAGCTCGCATCGACTATGCACCTTTGGGCCAGAACCCTCCGCACACGCACCCCCGTGCCACGGAGATCCTCACGGTGCTTGAGGGGACACTCTATGTCGGCTTTGTCACGTCCAACCCAAACAACACGCTCTTATCCAAGGTGCTCAACAAAGGAGACGTGTTTGTGTTTCCTGTGGGGCTCATCCACTTCCAATTCAACCCCAACCCACATGTGCCAGCAGTTGCAATTGCTGCACTTAGCAGCCAGAACCCAGGAGCCATCACAATTGCCAATGCAGTGTTTGGGTCTAAGCCGCCGATCTCAGACGATGTTTTGGCCAAGGCATTTCAAGTGGAGAAGGGGACAATAGACTGGCTTCAAGCTCAATTCTGGGAGAACAACCACTACTGA